A window of Kiritimatiellaceae bacterium contains these coding sequences:
- a CDS encoding PTS transporter subunit EIIA gives MSHEIMTIEEVAEYLRVSERTVYDWAQKGQLPGGKLGTTWRFKRSDIEVWVNRRIGNSAAPVAPVSPGMEILSRALSPERVVFFDTNQKDAALKTLCAAIGTSVLVHNEAALEQAIFQREELMSTGIGFGVGVPHVRLASVDDLVMALGIARKPLDDYSSLDQTPIQIVCMVAAGGTQHPQYIRALSSISSRLKDEAVRKALIAAPDAVSAFKIFIGEESV, from the coding sequence ATGAGCCATGAGATCATGACGATTGAAGAGGTTGCTGAATATCTGCGCGTGTCGGAACGAACGGTCTATGACTGGGCGCAGAAAGGGCAGCTTCCCGGCGGAAAACTCGGTACGACTTGGCGATTCAAACGCAGTGATATCGAAGTCTGGGTGAACCGTCGGATCGGAAATTCTGCCGCACCTGTCGCTCCGGTTTCTCCGGGCATGGAAATACTAAGCCGGGCTCTTTCGCCGGAACGGGTTGTTTTCTTTGACACAAACCAAAAAGACGCCGCGCTGAAAACACTGTGTGCCGCGATTGGAACTTCGGTGCTGGTTCATAACGAAGCCGCGCTGGAACAGGCGATTTTCCAGCGCGAGGAACTGATGAGCACCGGAATCGGTTTTGGTGTTGGTGTGCCGCATGTGCGGCTGGCATCGGTGGACGATCTGGTGATGGCGCTCGGCATCGCCCGTAAACCACTGGATGACTATTCATCGCTCGACCAGACTCCGATTCAAATTGTCTGTATGGTGGCGGCTGGCGGAACGCAGCATCCGCAGTATATCCGCGCGCTTTCGTCGATCAGTTCCCGCCTCAAAGACGAAGCGGTACGTAAGGCTCTGATCGCGGCGCCGGACGCTGTTTCGGCTTTTAAAATTTTCATCGGCGAAGAGTCTGTCTGA
- a CDS encoding excinuclease ABC subunit UvrC has protein sequence MQWPENIRKKLRELPDEPGVYLMRGRTGGIIYVGKAASLRKRVRSYFRDSTYHKAEPKLRGLIRSITDFDVLVLRTDAEAVLTEGKLIKEYKPRYNTLFKDDKRFPLLRVYLNRPFPKFELCRIDKNDGGTCFGPYTSGLAARAALEFVERRFGIRQCRPEHPDAETYQHCHNDIIRQCAAPCVGKVTPEDYMERVQTACAFLRGERPEFIKEVRAQMEAAAEKHRFEEAAALRDMMFLLTRAVKERALVRKTDRMLIDDADRGIQELGEALGLARPPRVIECFDISNISGTYAVASMVAAVDGVPAPQRYRRFRIKTVEGSDDPRMMAEAVRRRYGRLKEEQGAMPDLIVVDGGITQLRAAGAALAELGVKLPIVGLTKQFEEIVRDNRPGLQLPRDSNALRVITGLRDEAHRFAISYHRRLRSQRIRESALDEIPTIGKKKKELLLKHFGSFERLRKASLDELCAAPGIGPKTARLVSDHLGR, from the coding sequence ATGCAGTGGCCTGAAAATATACGAAAAAAGCTAAGGGAACTGCCGGATGAGCCGGGCGTTTACCTGATGCGCGGACGAACCGGCGGCATTATCTATGTCGGCAAGGCGGCTTCGCTTCGCAAGCGAGTCCGGAGTTATTTCCGCGACAGTACGTATCATAAAGCGGAGCCGAAACTGCGCGGACTGATCCGTTCGATTACTGATTTCGACGTGCTGGTTCTCCGGACGGATGCCGAAGCGGTGCTGACCGAAGGCAAGCTGATTAAAGAATACAAGCCGCGCTACAACACGCTGTTTAAAGACGATAAACGGTTTCCGCTTTTGCGCGTTTATCTAAACCGTCCGTTTCCAAAGTTTGAACTCTGCCGGATTGATAAGAATGACGGCGGAACCTGTTTTGGTCCGTACACATCCGGACTGGCGGCGCGTGCGGCGCTGGAATTTGTCGAACGGCGTTTCGGTATCCGGCAGTGCCGACCGGAACATCCGGATGCAGAAACCTATCAGCATTGTCATAACGACATTATCCGGCAGTGCGCCGCGCCGTGCGTTGGCAAGGTGACACCGGAAGACTATATGGAGCGCGTTCAGACGGCTTGCGCGTTTCTGCGCGGCGAACGTCCGGAGTTTATCAAAGAGGTGCGGGCGCAAATGGAAGCCGCCGCGGAAAAACACCGGTTCGAAGAAGCCGCCGCGCTGCGCGATATGATGTTTCTGCTGACCCGCGCCGTGAAGGAGCGGGCACTGGTACGCAAGACCGACCGGATGCTGATCGACGATGCAGATCGCGGCATTCAGGAGCTGGGTGAAGCACTGGGACTTGCCAGACCACCGCGCGTGATTGAGTGCTTTGATATTTCTAATATTTCCGGGACTTATGCCGTAGCGAGTATGGTGGCGGCGGTGGACGGCGTTCCGGCACCGCAGCGCTACCGCCGGTTCCGTATCAAAACTGTCGAAGGCAGCGACGATCCGCGCATGATGGCCGAAGCGGTGCGCCGCCGTTACGGACGGCTCAAAGAAGAGCAGGGCGCGATGCCCGACTTGATTGTGGTGGACGGCGGAATTACCCAGTTGCGTGCCGCCGGTGCGGCGCTGGCGGAACTCGGCGTTAAGCTTCCAATCGTTGGACTGACGAAACAGTTTGAGGAAATTGTCCGCGACAACCGGCCCGGACTGCAGCTGCCGCGCGATTCCAACGCGCTGAGGGTAATAACCGGTCTGCGCGATGAAGCGCACCGGTTTGCGATTTCGTATCACCGGCGGCTGCGTTCACAACGCATCCGCGAATCGGCGCTCGATGAAATTCCAACCATTGGGAAAAAGAAAAAAGAACTTTTGCTGAAGCACTTTGGCTCATTCGAGCGTCTTCGAAAAGCGAGTCTTGATGAGCTTTGCGCTGCCCCTGGCATCGGCCCGAAAACTGCCAGACTTGTTAGCGACCACCTTGGCCGTTAA
- a CDS encoding PEP-CTERM sorting domain-containing protein (PEP-CTERM proteins occur, often in large numbers, in the proteomes of bacteria that also encode an exosortase, a predicted intramembrane cysteine proteinase. The presence of a PEP-CTERM domain at a protein's C-terminus predicts cleavage within the sorting domain, followed by covalent anchoring to some some component of the (usually Gram-negative) cell surface. Many PEP-CTERM proteins exhibit an unusual sequence composition that includes large numbers of potential glycosylation sites. Expression of one such protein has been shown restore the ability of a bacterium to form floc, a type of biofilm.) — protein MEIKRLYYILALNATVFSGYAEVVNGSVDSPTIYDANSISVSSDLDQGWHARSASFYDLSINDIWFGGLTYQPGYWFGQIYTDNSATTNTIELSFDVTYMGANIQTPKLQYTIFGANVTDISQTALALNVDDAPAGSAWTLIGNGSVTTPSIGSYATEVDFGAEGYKYIGVRFRFSGTTKGRGIDYATAVDNISLAPNSVIPEPAVIGLLGIGGIVTLVARRIARK, from the coding sequence ATGGAAATAAAACGGCTGTATTATATTTTAGCGCTGAATGCGACCGTTTTTTCCGGTTATGCAGAAGTCGTCAACGGTTCGGTCGATAGCCCCACTATCTATGACGCGAACAGTATTAGTGTTTCTTCAGACTTAGATCAGGGATGGCATGCCCGGTCGGCGTCGTTTTACGACCTTTCAATAAACGACATCTGGTTTGGCGGGTTGACATATCAGCCCGGTTACTGGTTCGGACAGATTTACACCGACAACTCCGCCACAACGAACACCATAGAGCTCAGCTTTGATGTGACCTATATGGGGGCCAATATACAAACTCCGAAACTCCAATATACGATTTTCGGGGCGAACGTGACCGACATCTCACAGACCGCGCTTGCCCTCAATGTGGATGATGCGCCCGCGGGATCGGCGTGGACTTTAATCGGTAACGGTTCCGTCACGACTCCATCGATCGGCAGTTATGCAACAGAAGTTGATTTCGGGGCCGAAGGGTACAAGTATATCGGCGTCCGGTTCCGGTTCAGCGGGACAACCAAGGGACGCGGAATAGACTATGCCACCGCAGTGGATAATATCTCTTTAGCACCAAACTCCGTAATTCCCGAGCCGGCAGTAATCGGACTTCTCGGAATCGGCGGCATCGTCACACTGGTCGCTCGCCGCATTGCCCGGAAATAA
- a CDS encoding HIT domain-containing protein, with amino-acid sequence MKRPLWAPWRIDYIRGEKEGDCFLCRIFAEQNDRKNLLLVRGKTCAVLMNRYPYNSGHLLIAPYRHTAGLADLTPEENLEMAELAARTVAVLGEVMAPQGFNMGINLGEAAGAGLKDHLHQHIVPRWIGDTNFMPVLGGPRVMPEALEATYDLLVTSFN; translated from the coding sequence ATGAAGCGCCCGCTTTGGGCTCCGTGGCGGATTGACTATATCCGCGGCGAAAAGGAAGGCGACTGTTTCCTTTGCCGGATCTTCGCGGAACAGAATGACCGAAAAAATCTGCTGCTCGTTCGTGGAAAAACCTGCGCGGTTCTGATGAACCGTTATCCCTACAACAGCGGACACCTACTGATCGCCCCGTACCGCCACACCGCCGGACTCGCTGACCTCACGCCGGAAGAGAATCTCGAAATGGCTGAACTTGCCGCCCGCACCGTCGCCGTACTTGGCGAAGTGATGGCGCCACAGGGTTTCAATATGGGCATCAATCTCGGCGAAGCGGCCGGTGCTGGCCTTAAGGATCACCTGCACCAGCACATTGTGCCGCGCTGGATCGGCGATACCAATTTTATGCCGGTGCTCGGCGGGCCGCGTGTCATGCCGGAGGCGCTGGAAGCCACCTACGACCTGCTTGTGACGAGTTTTAACTAA
- the holA gene encoding DNA polymerase III subunit delta: MAVKLIHGTDEYLVSHNARKVVNALCPESEQTLSLETVDGDVKTIDEAVTALKTCIGALRTIGLFGGQKTVWLRDVSIFKDAVISKNETVKDLLGKLADDIKKGLPSGQNLIISAPGVDRRSAFYKVCESAGAVEAFDLPEQDYKKKPVIRERAQALFAKVPCRISPAALDLFLEKVGTDTRQLMMEAEKLMIYIGDRKEIAVEDVKAITSSSAEAVAWDFTDALGERRLDEALKILRQLIFQGEAPIGIMFAVESLYQNLMQYRAYIDQGWLKLSSGFGANAVQWSTDPEMDKMFAQLPADPRETHWFRTSKLGQQAKNYSADELRRCQKRLLETHEQLVSSGVPQELILEMLVIKLIAKV, encoded by the coding sequence GTGGCCGTAAAACTGATACATGGAACCGACGAATATCTGGTGAGTCACAACGCCCGCAAGGTTGTTAACGCTCTTTGCCCGGAAAGCGAACAAACCCTCAGCCTCGAAACGGTTGACGGCGACGTCAAAACGATTGACGAGGCCGTAACCGCTCTCAAGACCTGTATCGGCGCACTGCGCACAATAGGGCTGTTCGGCGGACAGAAAACCGTCTGGCTTCGCGACGTTTCCATTTTTAAAGACGCCGTGATCAGTAAAAACGAAACGGTCAAAGATTTGCTCGGCAAACTGGCCGACGACATAAAGAAAGGTCTGCCGTCCGGACAGAACCTGATTATTTCGGCTCCCGGTGTGGATCGCCGATCCGCCTTTTACAAAGTCTGCGAATCCGCTGGCGCCGTTGAAGCTTTCGACCTGCCGGAACAGGACTACAAAAAGAAACCGGTTATCCGCGAACGGGCGCAGGCTCTGTTTGCCAAAGTGCCGTGCCGTATCAGTCCGGCGGCACTTGATTTGTTTCTGGAAAAAGTCGGTACCGACACCCGCCAGCTGATGATGGAAGCCGAAAAACTGATGATCTACATCGGCGACCGCAAAGAAATCGCCGTTGAGGATGTCAAAGCGATTACGTCGTCGTCGGCAGAAGCTGTAGCGTGGGACTTCACCGATGCACTCGGCGAAAGGCGGCTGGACGAAGCACTCAAGATTTTACGCCAGCTGATTTTTCAGGGCGAAGCACCCATCGGTATTATGTTTGCCGTCGAGAGCCTTTACCAGAATCTGATGCAGTATCGCGCCTACATCGACCAAGGTTGGCTGAAACTTTCCAGCGGCTTCGGCGCAAATGCGGTTCAATGGAGTACCGATCCGGAAATGGACAAAATGTTCGCCCAGCTTCCGGCTGATCCGCGCGAAACGCACTGGTTCCGTACATCCAAACTTGGCCAGCAGGCGAAAAACTACAGTGCCGACGAACTCCGCCGCTGTCAGAAACGTCTGCTGGAAACTCATGAACAGCTCGTCTCCAGCGGCGTTCCGCAGGAACTGATTCTTGAAATGCTCGTCATCAAGCTGATCGCCAAAGTATGA
- a CDS encoding YggS family pyridoxal phosphate-dependent enzyme, producing the protein MSIRDNLEAVEARITAACEKAGRKRADIKLVAVSKTKPADAVIEAAEAGQILFGENRIQEAQAKIPLCPGHLQWHLIGHLQSNKARIAASGMFRMIHSVDSEKLLRALDEYAAVPLPVLIQVNVSGEGSKEGCAPEEAAALIEAANRCGKIEVHGLMTIPPFTPDPEKARVHFSNLRKLRDRLQQETGTPLPELSMGMSHDFEIAISEGATYIRVGSDIFGGRS; encoded by the coding sequence ATGAGTATTCGCGACAACCTCGAAGCGGTCGAAGCACGCATTACCGCCGCCTGCGAAAAGGCCGGACGCAAACGCGCTGATATAAAGCTGGTCGCCGTTTCAAAAACAAAGCCCGCCGATGCGGTGATCGAAGCCGCCGAAGCCGGACAGATTTTGTTTGGCGAAAACCGGATACAGGAAGCGCAGGCGAAAATTCCGCTGTGTCCGGGACATTTGCAATGGCACTTGATCGGCCACCTGCAAAGCAATAAAGCGCGCATCGCTGCTTCCGGAATGTTCCGCATGATTCATTCCGTGGATTCAGAAAAACTTCTCCGTGCACTCGATGAATACGCGGCGGTGCCGTTGCCGGTACTGATTCAGGTTAACGTGTCCGGCGAAGGCTCTAAGGAAGGTTGCGCGCCGGAAGAAGCCGCCGCACTGATCGAAGCCGCCAATCGGTGCGGTAAAATTGAAGTACATGGACTGATGACGATTCCGCCATTCACGCCTGATCCGGAAAAGGCGCGGGTTCACTTTTCCAATTTGCGGAAACTTCGCGATCGGCTTCAGCAGGAAACCGGTACGCCACTACCGGAGCTTTCAATGGGAATGTCGCATGACTTTGAAATCGCGATCAGCGAAGGCGCGACCTATATTCGCGTCGGTTCGGACATCTTTGGAGGACGATCATGA
- a CDS encoding pyrroline-5-carboxylate reductase translates to MSVMESKVVFVGAGNMAEAIVSGMVTAQFCAPEKIIMTDVRPERLANLEDEYGVSISTDNSVVKNAEIVVLAVKPQVMADVLKGIAPVLRSETLVISIAAGIPTAKIEAALGGKRRVVRVMPNTPALVGQGASAIAAGTNADEADLEVTETILGCVGLTVRVKENELDAVTALSGSGPAYVFYLIEGMLAAAEKMGLDKETARRLALKTVEGSARLMADSGEAADALRAKVTSKGGTTEAAIRSLDGAGVKAAVVQALLAAQIRSVELSK, encoded by the coding sequence ATGAGTGTAATGGAGTCGAAGGTAGTTTTCGTCGGCGCGGGAAATATGGCGGAAGCCATCGTCAGCGGTATGGTGACAGCACAGTTTTGTGCGCCGGAAAAAATCATCATGACGGACGTCCGCCCGGAACGGCTGGCCAATCTCGAAGACGAATACGGTGTTTCAATTTCTACCGACAACAGCGTGGTTAAAAACGCGGAGATTGTTGTGCTGGCGGTGAAACCGCAGGTCATGGCGGACGTGCTCAAAGGCATTGCGCCGGTGCTTCGTTCCGAAACACTTGTTATCAGTATTGCCGCCGGAATTCCGACGGCGAAAATTGAAGCTGCGCTCGGCGGGAAACGCCGTGTCGTGCGTGTCATGCCGAATACACCGGCGCTGGTCGGGCAGGGGGCTTCCGCGATTGCCGCCGGAACCAATGCCGACGAAGCTGATCTGGAAGTGACTGAAACGATTCTCGGTTGTGTCGGACTGACCGTACGGGTTAAAGAAAACGAACTGGATGCCGTCACCGCGCTGAGCGGTTCCGGTCCGGCTTATGTTTTTTATCTGATTGAAGGCATGCTGGCAGCGGCGGAAAAGATGGGACTGGATAAAGAAACGGCCCGCCGGCTGGCGCTCAAGACGGTCGAAGGTTCGGCGCGACTGATGGCTGATTCCGGCGAAGCCGCCGATGCATTGCGCGCCAAAGTGACTTCCAAAGGCGGAACCACCGAGGCGGCCATCCGTTCGCTCGACGGCGCGGGTGTGAAAGCCGCCGTTGTTCAAGCGCTGCTGGCCGCGCAAATACGCTCTGTTGAGTTATCAAAATAA
- a CDS encoding cold-shock protein, giving the protein MSEVVNGTVKWFNAEKGFGFISQEGGKDVFVHHSAIKGNTTLADGQSVTMEVTQGAKGLQASNVTAV; this is encoded by the coding sequence ATGTCAGAAGTAGTAAATGGTACAGTTAAGTGGTTCAACGCCGAAAAAGGTTTTGGTTTTATTTCGCAGGAAGGCGGCAAGGACGTTTTTGTCCACCACTCCGCTATTAAAGGAAACACCACGCTGGCTGATGGTCAGAGTGTAACGATGGAAGTGACTCAGGGAGCTAAAGGTCTCCAAGCTTCCAACGTAACAGCTGTCTAA
- the nspC gene encoding carboxynorspermidine decarboxylase: MAKPITPYYLIDEKKLLRNLKIIQQVRELSGAKSVLALKCFSTWSVFPLMSKYMDGTTSSSLPEARLGYEKFGKEVHAYSVGFSRAEVREVSTFANMVIFNSISQLKQLARETRGLPLGLRINPGVSHSHYDLANPARRFSRLGVINLKDVMEVAPLISGVMFHFNCENDAFESFSSALDTIGKKYGSLLKKMEWVSLGGGLSFTKKGYPVRKFCRRLKQFSEEFGVQVYLEPGEAAITGCAELVTTVLDVVHNEMDTAILDASMEAHMLDHLIYRTSPKVNAPGPGRYPVMIAGRSCLAGDVFGTYKLKKKLTVGAEVHLADAAGYTMVKKNWFNGLPMPSICVKRLNGKLETVRHFSYKDYLEGLS; this comes from the coding sequence ATGGCAAAACCAATCACTCCCTATTATCTGATCGACGAAAAAAAGCTGCTGCGGAATCTGAAGATCATCCAGCAGGTGCGCGAGTTGTCGGGGGCAAAATCGGTTCTGGCGCTGAAGTGCTTTTCAACCTGGTCCGTGTTTCCCCTGATGAGCAAGTACATGGACGGCACCACGAGCAGTTCTCTTCCCGAGGCGCGGCTGGGGTATGAGAAGTTCGGTAAGGAAGTTCACGCCTACAGCGTCGGTTTTTCGCGGGCGGAAGTCCGGGAAGTCAGCACGTTTGCCAATATGGTAATTTTCAACTCTATCTCACAGTTGAAGCAGCTTGCCCGTGAGACGCGCGGCCTGCCGCTGGGCTTGCGGATTAATCCGGGAGTCAGTCACTCCCATTATGATCTCGCGAATCCGGCCAGACGCTTTTCCCGACTGGGAGTGATTAATCTGAAGGATGTCATGGAGGTTGCTCCACTGATCAGCGGCGTGATGTTCCATTTCAACTGCGAAAACGATGCGTTTGAAAGCTTTTCTTCGGCACTTGATACGATTGGGAAAAAATACGGTTCGCTTCTGAAGAAAATGGAGTGGGTCAGTCTGGGCGGCGGTTTGTCTTTCACGAAAAAAGGCTATCCCGTCCGGAAGTTTTGCCGACGCCTGAAACAGTTCAGCGAGGAATTCGGCGTACAGGTGTATCTGGAGCCCGGCGAAGCCGCCATTACCGGATGTGCCGAGCTGGTGACAACGGTGCTGGATGTCGTGCATAACGAAATGGACACCGCAATTCTTGATGCTTCGATGGAAGCGCACATGCTGGATCATTTGATCTACCGCACCAGTCCGAAAGTCAATGCACCCGGACCGGGGCGCTATCCCGTCATGATCGCCGGACGCTCCTGTCTGGCAGGTGATGTTTTCGGGACCTATAAGCTCAAAAAGAAACTGACGGTCGGCGCGGAGGTTCATCTGGCCGACGCCGCCGGATATACCATGGTGAAAAAGAACTGGTTCAATGGTCTGCCGATGCCGTCCATCTGTGTAAAAAGGCTGAACGGAAAACTGGAAACTGTCCGGCATTTTAGTTACAAGGATTACCTCGAAGGGCTTTCATAA
- a CDS encoding type III PLP-dependent enzyme, which yields MNNLNVLKQLGKTHGTPLFVVDHNVLRKNYATFRKYLPRVQAYFAVKANPDPAIVKTLFDAGASFDVASMPEFNIVYDLIKHMPAKQRQEWIWDKIIYANPIKVNEALQELDQYKALVTYDNYEEIKKIKKYAPNSGLALRLSVPNTGAMCELSSKCGAASGEAVDLILAAVKAGLVVEGLSFHVGSQTTNFENFVQAINLAASVFEEAKSRGYTKMNLLDIGGGFPAPYDSTVKPFSELARKINAELNRLFPKDIQILAEPGRFMVATAGTAVSQIIGKAVRNGKLCYYIDDGVYNTFSGIIFDHCKYPLKAFKRGPIEICTVFGPTCDALDVLSMSEELPTNLELGDLVYSRNIGAYSNASATSFNGFSPAKIVHINQ from the coding sequence ATGAATAATTTGAACGTGCTTAAACAACTCGGTAAAACTCACGGAACGCCGCTCTTTGTGGTCGACCATAATGTTCTTCGTAAAAATTACGCCACATTCAGAAAATACCTGCCCCGCGTTCAGGCGTACTTTGCGGTGAAGGCCAATCCGGATCCTGCCATTGTTAAAACGCTGTTTGATGCGGGTGCCAGCTTCGACGTAGCCTCGATGCCGGAATTCAACATTGTGTATGACCTGATCAAACACATGCCCGCCAAGCAGCGGCAGGAATGGATCTGGGACAAGATCATCTATGCCAATCCCATCAAGGTCAATGAGGCGTTGCAGGAACTGGATCAGTACAAAGCGCTGGTCACGTACGACAATTACGAAGAGATCAAGAAGATCAAAAAGTACGCGCCCAACTCGGGGCTTGCCCTGCGTCTGAGCGTTCCCAATACCGGTGCCATGTGCGAGCTTTCTTCAAAATGCGGCGCGGCATCGGGTGAAGCGGTGGATCTGATTCTGGCGGCGGTCAAGGCCGGACTGGTCGTGGAAGGCCTGAGCTTCCATGTAGGCAGTCAGACCACCAACTTCGAGAATTTTGTTCAGGCCATTAATCTGGCGGCCAGTGTTTTTGAGGAAGCAAAAAGCCGCGGCTACACAAAGATGAATCTCCTGGATATCGGCGGCGGATTCCCCGCACCCTACGACTCGACCGTGAAACCCTTCAGCGAACTCGCCCGCAAGATCAACGCTGAGCTTAACCGGTTGTTCCCCAAGGACATTCAGATTCTAGCCGAGCCGGGCCGGTTTATGGTCGCGACGGCGGGTACCGCTGTTTCGCAAATCATTGGCAAAGCCGTTCGCAACGGGAAACTCTGCTACTACATTGACGACGGCGTTTACAATACGTTCTCAGGAATTATCTTTGACCATTGCAAGTATCCGCTGAAAGCGTTTAAGCGCGGGCCGATTGAGATTTGCACCGTGTTCGGCCCCACTTGCGATGCTCTCGACGTGCTTTCTATGTCGGAAGAACTGCCGACTAATCTTGAACTGGGCGACCTCGTGTACAGCCGGAATATCGGCGCCTACAGCAACGCTTCAGCGACGAGCTTTAACGGGTTTTCTCCCGCCAAAATCGTCCATATCAATCAGTAG